From Tubulanus polymorphus chromosome 9, tnTubPoly1.2, whole genome shotgun sequence, a single genomic window includes:
- the LOC141911062 gene encoding uncharacterized protein LOC141911062 translates to MANCRIALLSLLILGFSFTCDACDPLKIIDVPANGFRILEIVAADFLKNTTCRWVIRPQNPNQMLTYDVKRMKLNRTGNCDNDYVKIDRDFKTTDYPFRHRMCSRFQGGFPRTLDTTSREFTVEFKTPPDHAYASHGRGAQIIFTSRVEGWSAGPILVEGEYSLDIPADQFTSSTVWHFVADNPDNKLKFKVNELGSIPCNAVAVGNYRIHPYIRMTNTSDDRPSYRRPKYCGKLDEPGALRDLLTDRAPSYEWFLQKSGTYRLKMQLTATGSAPALHSSCKTDPVIIFVEDVYTLIMPRDIIKAKAKTLAMFVCRWIIRPKNPTKKLNYVIETLDVAYIESGISPTYPRNYEYVSIFPDYFSARKPKITGSMDGKRQVIDGSDADLRSATPAERWTVVYYYRARFGELEGLKVKFTTSD, encoded by the exons ATGGCGAACTGTCGCATCGCGCTTCTGTCCCTCCTCATCCTGG GTTTCAGTTTCACTTGTGACGCGTGTGACCCGTTGAAGATAATTGATGTACCCGCAAACGGGTTTCGTATACTCGAAATCGTCGCCGCTGACTTCCTTAAAAACACGACATGTCGATGGGTAATCCGACCCCAAAATCCGAACCAA ATGCTTACTTACGATGTCAAACGTATGAAACTAAATCGTACGGGAAACTGCGATAACGATTACGTTAAGATCGACAGGGACTTCAAAACCACTGATTACCCGTTCAGACACAGAATGTGCAGCCGTTTTCAGGGAGGGTTTCCACGTACCTTAGATACGACAAGTCGCGAGTTCACCGTCGAATTCAAAACTCCTCCCGATCATGCGTACGCAAGTCACGGTAGAGGAGCGCAAATTATATTCACATCAagag TGGAAGGATGGTCGGCAGGACCAATATTAGTTGAGGGAGAATATTCGCTCGATATCCCAGCTGATCAATTCACCTCTTCGACGGTCTGGCATTTCGTAGCAGATAACCCAGATAAT AAACTGAAGTTCAAAGTCAATGAACTGGGCAGTATTCCCTGTAATGCCGTAGCCGTAGGTAATTATCGCATACACCCGTACATTAGAATGACGAACACTTCTGATGATCGCCCATCCTACCGACGACCGAAGTATTGCGGCAAACTGGACGAACCTGGCGCCTTACGCGACTTGCTGACCGACCGGGCACCGTCGTATGAGTGGTTTCTTCAGAAATCTGGTACTTATCGGCTGAAGATGCAGTTAACGGCTACGG GTTCAGCACCAGCGTTACATTCGAGCTGTAAAACAGACCCGGTTATCATATTTGTTGAAGATGTTTACACGTTGATAATGCCTCGAGACATAATAAAAGCAAAAGCAAAAACCCTGGCTATGTTCGTGTGTCGATGGATCATTCGACCTAAGAACCCAACAAAG AAATTGAATTATGTGATCGAAACGCTCGATGTTGCGTATATAGAAAGCGGTATTTCGCCGACTTATCCGCGGAACTACGAATACGTGAGCATCTTCCCAGATTACTTCAGCGCCAGGAAACCGAAGATTACCGGCTCCATGGACGGTAAGAGGCAAGTCATTGACGGTTCAGACGCTGATCTTCGGTCCGCGACTCCCGCTGAACGATGGACTGTCGTTTATTATTATCGGGCTCGCTTCGGTGAACTCGAGGGATTGAAAGTCAAATTCACTACAAGCGATTGA